One window of Paralichthys olivaceus isolate ysfri-2021 chromosome 20, ASM2471397v2, whole genome shotgun sequence genomic DNA carries:
- the col1a2 gene encoding collagen alpha-2(I) chain has translation MLSFVDTRILLLLAVTSYLASCQSGPRGDKGPRGDRGPKGPDGNDGKPGLPGPPGPPGPPGLGGNFAAQYDGSKGPDAGPGPMGMMGARGPPGPPGPPGPQGHTGHAGEPGEPGQTGALGPRGPPGPPGKAGEDGNNGRPGKPGDRGAPGVQGARGFPGTPGLPGMKGHRGYTGLDGRKGEPGSAGAKGESGAHGAAGSPGLAGSRGMAGERGRAGPAGAAGARGADGNVGPAGPSGPLGAAGPPGFPGGPGPKGEIGPAGATGPSGAQGSRGEPGANGAVGPVGPAGNPGANGLNGAKGAAGTPGVAGAPGFPGPRGGPGPQGPQGAAGPRGLAGDPGAQGVKGDGGPKGEPGNSGPQGSPGPHGEEGKRGPTGEPGATGPAGSRGARGAAGSRGMPGAEGRTGPVGMPGARGSTGSGGPRGPPGDAGRAGEPGSAGLRGLPGSPGSSGPPGKEGPAGPAGQDGRTGPPGPTGPRGQPGNIGFPGPKGASGEAGKPGEKGATGPTGLRGTPGPDGNNGATGAMGPAGGPGEKGEQGPSGAPGFQGLPGPAGAAGEGGKPGDRGIPGDQGLAGPAGAKGERGINGVAGASGVQGAVGARGPAGAPGPDGSKGEPGITGAAGGPGHQGPGGMPGERGAAGAPGGKGEKGEGGHRGPEGNAGRDGARGMPGPAGPPGPTGANGDKGESGSFGPAGPAGPRGASGERGEVGPAGAPGFAGPPGADGQPGARGERGPAGIKGEVGPSGPSGPAGQSGPAGPNGPAGPPGARGDNGPSGLTGFPGPAGRVGTPGPAGIVGPPGPTGAAGKDGPRGPRGDVGPGGPSGEQGMVGPPGPVGEKGPSGESGPPGAPGAPGTGGPLGLQGFVGLPGARGDRGSPGGAGGLGEPGRVGPPGPSGARGPPGNIGLPGMTGPQGEAGREGNPGNDGPPGRPGAPGFKGDRGEPGPAGAMGLAGAPGPAGPSGAAGRPGNRGESGPGGAAGSVGPAGARGAAGPAGSRGEKGVGGDKGERGMKGLRGHPGLQGMPGPSGPSGDTGAAGPAGSSGPRGPAGPHGPAGKDGRAGGHGTIGSPGARGPPGYVGPAGPPGPPGLPGPAGPSGGGYDVSGYDEYRADQPALRAKDYEVDATIKSLNTQIDNLLSPEGSRKNPARTCRDIKLSHPEWSSGFYWIDPNQGCSNDAIKVFCDFTTRETCIYAHPESIARKNWFRSTESKKHVWFGETINGGTEFAYNDETLSPQSMATQLAFMRLLSNQASQNITYHCKNSIAYMDGERGNMKKAVVLQGSNDVELRAEGNSRFTFSVLEDGCTTHTGEWSKTVIEYRTNKPSRLPILDIAPLDIGGADQEFGLDIGPVCFK, from the exons ATGCTCAGCTTTGTGGATACCCGGATTCTGTTGCTGCTTGCAGTAACTTCATACCTAGCATCATGTCAAT CT ggtCCCAGAGGAGACAAAGGGCCTCGAGGTGACAGG GGTCCTAAGGGCCCAGATGGCAATGATGGCAAACCTGGACTCCCCGGCCCCCCTGGTCCCCCTGGTCCCCCTGGACTCGGAGGA aaCTTTGCTGCTCAGTATGATGGTTCAAAAGGTCCCGATGCTGGCCCTGGACCCATG gGAATGATGGGTGCTAGAGGTCCCCCCGGACCTCCTGGACCCCCT GGACCTCAGGGACACACAGGACATGCTGGTGAGCCCGGAGAGCCCGGTCAGACT ggcGCTCTTGGTCCTCGTGGCCCCCCTGGACCTCCTGGCAAAGCTGGAGAGGAC GGTAACAATGGCAGACCTGGCAAGCCCGGAGACAGAGGTGCCCCCGGAGTTCAG GGTGCTCGTGGATTCCCCGGAACCCCTGGACTTCCAGGAATGAAGGGACACAGA GGTTACACTGGTCTGGATGGACGCAAGGGAGAGCCTGGTTCCGCTGGTGCCAAG GGTGAGTCTGGTGCCCACGGAGCTGCTGGAAGCCCTGGACTGGCT GGATCTCGTGGTATGGCTGGTGAGAGAGGTCGTGCTGGccctgctggtgctgctggtgctCGTGGTGCTGATGGCAATGTTGGACCTGCTGGACCTTCT GGTCCCCTCGGTGCTGCTGGTCCCCCAGGTTTCCCCGGCGGCCCCGGCCCCAAG GGAGAGATTGGACCTGCTGGAGCTACTGGCCCATCTGGAGCTCAGGGATCTAGAGGAGAGCCCGGTGCCAATGGTGCTGTTGGCCCCGTTGGTCCCGCT GGTAACCCCGGTGCTAATGGCCTGAATGGAGCCAAGGGAGCTGCT GGCACCCCTGGTGTTGCTGGAGCTCCTGGCTTCCCTGGACCAAGAGGAGGACCTGGACCCCAGGGCCCTCAGGGTGCTGCTGGACCTAGAGGCCTGGCT gGAGATCCTGGTGCACAGGGTGTGAAGGGAGATGGTGGCCCCAAAGGAGAGCCT GGTAACTCTGGACCTCAGGGATCCCCCGGACCTCATGGTGAGGAGGGCAAGAGAGGACCAACTGGTGAGCCTGGTGCCACCGGCCCCGCTGGCAGCCGTGGAGCTAGA GGTGCTGCTGGAAGCCGTGGTATGCCTGGTGCTGAGGGAAGAACTGGCCCCGTt GGTATGCCTGGTGCCCGTGGTTCCACTGGTTCCGGTGGACCTCGTGGACCCCCTGGAGATGCTGGTCGTGCTGGTGAGCCTGGCTCAGCTGGTCTCAGG GGTCTCCCAGGAAGCCCTGGAAGCTCTGGACCCCCAGGAAAGGAGGGACCTGCT ggTCCTGCTGGACAAGATGGCCGTACCGGACCTCCCGGCCCAACTGGACCTAGAGGCCAGCCCGGAAACATTGGCTTCCCCGGACCCAAAGGAGCTTCT GGCGAGGCTGGCAAGCCTGGTGAGAAAGGAGCCACTGGCCCCACTGGACTGAGG GGAACCCCTGGACCTGATGGCAACAACGGAGCCACTGGCGCCATGGGACCTGCT GGCGGCCCTGGTGAGAAGGGAGAGCAGGGACCTTCTGGAGCTCCTGGCTTCCAG GGACTGCCTGGCCccgctggagctgctggagagggTGGCAAGCCCGGAGACAGA GGTATCCCAGGAGACCAGGGACTTGCTGGACCTGCTGGTGCCAAG GGAGAGCGTGGTATCAACGGTGTTGCAGGAGCTTCTGGAGTTCAGGGAGCAGTTGGAGCCCGTGGACCTGCTGGAGCCCCTGGACCCGATGGTAGCAAG GGAGAGCCCGGTATCACTGGAGCTGCTGGTGGTCCTGGACACCAGGGACCTGGTGGCATGCCTGGTGAGCGTGGAGCTGCTGGTGCTCCTGGAGGAAAGGGAGAGAAG GGAGAGGGTGGACACAGAGGCCCTGAGGGTAATGCTGGCAGAGATGGTGCCCGT GGAATGCCCGGACCTGCTGGACCTCCTGGACCCACTGGAGCCAATGGTGACAAG GGTGAGAGTGGTTCCTTCGGACCTGCTGGCCCCGCTGGACCTCGTGGAGCCTCT GGTGAGCGTGGAGAGGTTGGACCTGCTGGAGCTCCCGGATTCGCCGGACCCCCT GGTGCTGATGGTCAGCCTGGAGCAAGAGGAGAGCGCGGACCTGCTGGAATAAAGGGAGAAGTTGGCCCCTCTGGCCCATCTGGACCCGCTGGACAGTCCGGACCTGCT GGTCCCAATGGCCCTGCTGGACCCCCTGGTGCTCGTGGTGACAATGGTCCTTCT GGTCTGACTGGTTTCCCTGGTCCTGCTGGTAGAGTTGGTACTCCTGGTCCTGCT ggTATTGTTGGACCTCCTGGCCCTACTGGTGCCGCTGGTAAGGATGGTCCTCGTGGTCCCCGTGGTGATGTTGGTCCCGGTGGTCCTTCTGGAGAGCAGGGCATGGTTGGCCCACCTGGTCCAGTCGGAGAGAAGGGACCTTCTGGAGAGTCAGGTCCCCCT GGTGCCCCTGGTGCCCCTGGAACTGGTGGTCCTCTTGGTCTTCAAGGATTTGTTGGTCTGCCTGGTGCAAGAGGAGATCGTGGTTCAcctggtggtgctggtggtctG GGAGAGCCTGGTAGAGTTGGACCTCCTGGTCCCTCTGGAGCCCGTGGTCCCCCTGGAAACATTGGTCTGCCTGGTATGACCGGACCTCAGGGAGAGGCTGGACGTGAG GGTAACCCTGGTAACGATGGACCTCCTGGCCGTCCTGGTGCTCCTGGATTCAAG GGAGATCGTGGTGAGCCTGGACCTGCTGGTGCCATGGGACTTGCTGGTGCCCCCGGACCTGCTGGACCCAGCGGAGCTGCTGGCAGACCTGGAAACCGTGGAGAGTCT GGCCCAGGAGGTGCCGCTGGATCCGTTGGCCCCGCTGGAGCCAGAGGTGCTGCT GGACCTGCTGGATCCCGTGGAGAGAAGGGAGTCGGTGGAgacaagggagagagaggcatgAAGGGACTTCGTGGACATCCTGGTCTCCAGGGAATGCCTGGACCATCT GGACCCTCTGGTGacactggagctgctggacCTGCTGGATCTTCTGGACCCAGA GGACCTGCTGGACCCCACGGACCCGCTGGTAAGGATGGAAGAGCTGGTGGCCATGGAACTATTGGCTCCCCTGGTGCCCGTGGACCCCCTGGATACGTTGGACCCGCT GGTCCTCCTGGACCTCCTGGTCTGCCCGGACCTGCTGGCCCCTCTGGTGGTGGATATGATGTCTCCGGATATGATGAGTACAGAGCTGATCAGCCCGCTCTGAGAGCCAAGGACTACGAGGTTGATGCCACCATCAAGTCCCTCAACACTCAGATCGATAACCTGCTCTCCCCCGAGGGATCCAGGAAGAACCCTGCCCGCACCTGCCGTGACATCAAGCTCAGCCACCCTGAGTGGAGCAGTG GCTTCTACTGGATTGACCCCAACCAGGGCTGCAGCAACGACGCCATCAAGGTCTTCTGTGACTTCACCACCCGCGAGACCTGCATCTATGCCCACCCTGAGAGCATCGCCCGCAAGAACTGGTTCAGAAGCACCGAGAGCAAGAAGCACGTCTGGTTTGGAGAGACCATCAATGGTGGTACTGAG TTCGCCTACAACGATGAGACCCTCAGCCCCCAGAGCATGGCCACCCAGCTGGCCTTCATGCGCCTGCTGTCCAACCAGGCTAGCCAGAACATCACCTACCACTGCAAGAACAGCATTGCCTACATGGATGGTGAGAGAGGCAACATGAAGAAGGCTGTGGTGCTCCAGGGCTCCAACGATGTGGAGCTGAGGGCCGAGGGCAACAGCCGCTTCACCTTCTCCGTGCTGGAGGACGGTTGCACT acacacactggtgaGTGGAGCAAGACAGTGATTGAGTACAGAACAAATAAACCATCTCGCCTGCCCATCCTCGACATTGCACCTTTGGACATTGGTGGAGCTGATCAGGAGTTTGGTTTGGACATTGGCCCAGTCTGTTTCAAATAA